The following is a genomic window from Amycolatopsis sp. BJA-103.
CATCGCCGTCGCGTGCGGGTCGATGACCTTGCCTTCGGCCGTGGTGCCGGGAAGAACGGGCAAGGCGATCCCGACCGCCACCAGCGCGGGGACGACGGCGAGTGCCTTCGCCCGCTTGGAGCGGACCGCCAGCAGGAGGAACCCTGTCGCGGCCAGTCCGGCGAGCCAGATCACCTGCCCGAGATCCATCCGGCCCGCGGTGGTGTTGAACGGATCGTCGACGACGTCCATCGCGGGAGAGAGCAGCGAGACCCGGAACGGCACGAACCCGGACAGCAAGCTGCCCTCCCCCGCGGCGAGCTGGAACAGGATCGCGGCCGCGAACGCGGCGACGGCCACCGCGGGCGCGGTCAGCGGATGCGGCAGCAACCGGCCGATCCCGAGCCCGATCCAGGCGCCCGCGAGCATCCCGAGGACACCGACCACGACGATCGGCAGCCAGCCGAAGGTGAAGAACCCGCCGTTGAAGATCGCCTGGACGGCGCCGACTGCGAAGATCAGCAGGTAGCCCAGCACCAGCAGGCCGCCCAGCGCGCCGGCGAGTTTCGCGGCCCGCTGCCAGCCGGGCCGCGGCAGGGTGGTCATGAGTTCGGCCGTGCCGGACCGGCTGTCCCGCATCCCCTGGATGACACCGGCGCCGATCGCGATCGGCCACAGGAACACCAGCAGGAACCGGCTCCATTCCGCGGCGGGCACCCAGTGCTCGTTCCACGCGATCGGTGATCTCGTCCACGGACCGGAGAACGAGTACAGGAATCCGAACGCGACGACGAGGATCGCGAGCGTGGCCCAAGGTGCGATGGAACGACGGAGTTCGATCCGCAGAATCCGCGTGTTCACCAGTTACCCCTCCCCGGCTCGTGCCCGAGCAGCGCCGAATAACCGCGCTCGATCGGGCTGTCGCCGACGTACTCCGCGGTCCCGGCGGCGGCCATTTCGTCCGGGGTCCCCTGGAAGACGAGTTTGCCGTTTTCGAACAGGACGACGTCGGTGCACGCCGTGGCGACGTCCTCGACGAGGTGCGTCGAGACGACGACGCAGGCGTCACGCCCCATTTCCTGCATGAGTTCCCGGAACCGCACGCGCTGCGCCGGGTCGAGTCCGGCGGTCGGCTCGTCCAGCAGGAGGAGGTCGGGATCGTTCACGATCGCCTGGGCGATCCCGACCCGCCGCACCATGCCGCCGGAGAGCGTCTTCATCTTGTCGTCGGCGCGATCGGCGAGGCCGACCCGTTCGATCGAACGCTGCACCGCTCCCGGTATGTCCTCTTTGGACATTTCCTTGAGCCACGCGATGTACTCGACGAACTCGCGGACGGTGAAGCGCTTGTAGTAGCCGAAATTCTGCGGCAGATAGCCGATCCGACGGCGCAGGCGGCGCTGATCGGTGAGCCCCCCGACGGACTCACCGAGCAGCGCCAGCCTTCCCTCCGCCGGCCGGAGCACCGTCGCCAGCGCCCGGATCAGCGTGGTCTTCCCCGCCCCGTTCGGGCCGAGCAGACCGTGCACCCCCGTGCCCAGTTCCAGGTCGAGCCCGTTCACGGCGAACTTGCGTTTGCCGACCCGGACCTTCAGTTCCTCCGCCTCGATTTGCCACGCGTAGGTCGTGGGTGCGACCTCCGCGGCCCCGACAGCACGCATCATGTTCTCCCCTTCGTTCATCGTTCGGATCCGCTGAGCAGGCCGAAGGCGCTCCGGCGGAGCACCACCACGGCCATGGTCAGCGCGAAGATCACGCCCCAAACCGGAAGCAGGTCGGGTTCGAGCACGGTGGCTCGTCCTTGCGAAGCCACCGCGGGCGCCAGGACCACCACCACCCAGATCCCGGCCAGGACATACGCCGCGCGGGTCACCCCGATCAGCCCGCCGAGCGCGAGTGTCCCGGTGGTGAAGGCCAGGCTCGGCAGGAGAGCGAGCCCCCCGAAGCCATCACCGCCGAGCCAGCTCGCGAGGGCCTGCATCGGCAGCACTACGGCGAGGACAGCCGTCGTCCGGCGCAGCAGCAGGTAGAACCCGCCCCTCGGCGCGGAAGTGACGAGTTCGTAAGCGGGATCGAGGCCCTTGGACCAGGACACCGCGACCCCGAGCACCGGCAGCACCGGTGAGAAGAGCTGGACGAACGAGTAGTTCCGGCTCCACGTGAAGCCGGCCCAGTCCAAGAGGAATCCCGTCGCCGGGAGCAGGATGATCATCACCAGCCACGGCAGCATCACCGGCGTCACCCAGGTGTGCAGCCGCCCGGCCCACCGGCTCCGTGACCGCCCCGGCCCCGTTTCGGCGAGTTTCGGGCCCAGCCCCGCCCAGACGTCGTCCACCAGCGCCGACACCGTGGGCAGGCTGACCGCGGACAGCCTCCCCCGGCATTCCGCGCAGGTTTCGAGATGGGCTTCGATCGCCCAGACCTCGTCACCGGCCAAGCCTTCGTCCCCGCGGACATAACCGGCGAGAAGCTGTCCGGACACGTGTTCCTTGTTCACGACAGCGCCTCCCGCATCGCGATCCGAGCCCGCCTGGCGCGGGTTTTGACGGTTCCTTCCGGCACGCCGAGCAGGACCGCGGTCTCCCGGACGGTCAGCCCGTCGAGCACCATGGCCTGCAAGACCTGCCGTAGTTCGGGAGCGAGCCGGCGCAGCGCGTCGCCGACGTGGTCGCCGACCGCACCGGCCAGCGCCTCGTCTTCAGCGGCGGGCGCCACGGCCGCCTCCGCGACCGGCAGCGGCAGCGCGTGCTTCGCCCGGCGGCGGAAAGCGTCGACGAGCCGCCTCGCGGCGATCGTCCACAACCAGCCGACTGCGCTCCCACCGACGGCCGCACCGGCGAACGCGCCGGCCGCACGCCAAACCGCGAGGTAGGTCTCCTGCATCACCTCGGCGACGATCTGCTCGTCGGCGCAGCGACGGCGCAGGCGTACGGCCAGCCACGGCGACGTGCGGCGGTAGAGCTCCTCGAACGCCGCGCGGTCACCTTTGGCCGTGCGGCGGACGAGCTGCTCTTCGTCCGGTTCCGTTCCCTTCACACCCGGCAAGACGCCGAGTCCGCCGAATCGGTTCTCACCCGATTGTGTTCCGCATCACAGCGGCCGTACCGCTTCGGACGCTTTCTCGTCGAAAGCTGAGCGTGCGGCGAAGATCTGGTCGACGTTCTCGACGGCCCATTCGGCGACGGCGTTCGTCAGCCTGCCGACATCGACGCCGAGCGGGGTGAGCCCGTACTCGACCCGCGGCGGGACGGTGGGATAGACGTCCCGCCGGATCAGCCCGTCCCGTTCCAGGGAGCGGAGGGTCTGGGTCAGCATCTTCTGCGTGATCCCGTCGAGCAAACGGCGAAGTTCGCTGAACCGCATCGGCCGCTCGTAGCGCCGGATCGCACCGAGAACGTAAAGCGCCCACTTGTTCGCGAGCACCTCGATGACCGTCCTGGACGGGCAGTCACGGCCGTGCACCGCCACCCATTCTTCGAATATCCGCCGCTCATCGAAGGTACCCATGAGGTACCTAGATACCAGTGCGGTGCCTACTTCACAACGGGTACCTGGCAGCGACATGCTCGTTCCCATGCGAAAGATCCAGCAAGTCTCGTTCGGCGGACCCGACGTTCTCCACCTCGCCGAATCGGAAAAGCCTGTTCCCGGCGAGGGTCAGGTCCTCGTGCGCGTCCACGCCGCAGGAGTGAATCCGGCGGATTGGAAGATCCGGAACGGGCTGGTCGTCGGCGATCTGCCGCTGACCGTGGGACTCGATTTCTCGGGCGTGGTCGATTCCGCCGGAACGCGGTTCCAGCCCGGCGACGAGGTCTACGGCGTCACGTTCCCGCCGAACGGCTCGTACGCCGAGTACGTCGCGGTCAGCGAGGACGCGCTCGCGCTGAAACCGCGAAGTCTCGATCACGTCCACGCGGCCGCGCTCCCGATCGCGGCGCTGACCGCGTGGCAGCCGTTCACCAGGCTGTTCCCGGTCGGACCGGGTCACCGCGTGCTCGTCCACGCCGCGGCGGGCGGGGTCGGGCATCTCGCCGTGCAGATCGCCAAGGCCAAGGGCGCGTACGTCATCGGCACCGCGCGCGAAGCCAAGCACGACTTCCTCCGGAAGCTCGGCGCGGACGAACTGATCGACTACACGACCAGCGATTTCGCGAAATCGCAGGACCTCGACGTCGTGCTGGACCCGATCTCCGGCGAGTACGGTCCCCGGTCACTGGACACGCTCAAACCGGGCGGTTCGCTGATCGACATCGTCGGGCATGGTCCGGACCGGACGGAGGTCCGGCGGAAGGCCGAGGACCTCGGTCTCCATTTCGCCGAGTTCTACGTCGCCCCGTCCGGAACGGATCTGGCGGAAATCGCGACTTTGGCCGACGCCGGTTCCCTGCGGGTCTCGATCGCCGAGGTCCTCCCGCTCGAACAAGCGGCGAAGGCGCACGAACTGAGCGAATCCGGACGTGTCCAGGGCAAGCTCGTCCTGACGGTCTAGCTCGGCCAGAACTTGCGCCAGCCGTCGGCCTCGAGCGTCGTCGGTTCGAGACCGGCGTCCCGGGCGGCCTGTTCGGCATCGCGGATGTCTTGCGCGAAGCGCTTCGCGACGGCACGGAGCTCGCCCTCGGGGTCGATCCCTGCCCGGCGAGCGGTCGCGGCGACCCGGAACAACTGGGCCGCCGCTTCGGAACCTTCGGGGAACAGGTCGAGTGGGATCCCGGCTCGGCCGCTGCGCTGCCCGAGCTTCCCGGCCAGCGCCACGGCGGGCTGGCCGAGCGCGACTCCGTCCACAATGGACTGGCGGCTCTTCTCGGCCTGCTTCAGTTCTTCCCACTTGAGATTCTGGTGGTCGACGGTCTCGACTCGCGGGGCGTCGGTGAAGACGTGGGGGTGACGCCCGACGAGCTTCGCGACCAGATCGGACGCGACCTCGTCGATCCCGAACGGATCGGTCGCGTCCTCGATGGCGACGCGCGCGTGGAACAACACCTGGAGCAGGACGTCACCGAGTTCTTCGCGCAGGGCGGCCCGGTCGCCTTCCTCGATCGCGTCGAGCAGCTCGTAGGTTTCCTCGACCAGGTATTGACGCAGCGACTCGTGCGTCTGGACGGCGTCCCACGGGCATCCGCCCGGCGAGCGGAGCCGGTCCATCACCTCGGCGGCCTCGACCAGCGGCGGAACGGGCGCTTCCAGCACCCGGGCACCCGCCCTGATCAGCGCCGCGGCCTTCGGTTCCCGGCGCGAACCGGCGATGAGCACGAGGCCGCGCACCTGTGCGTCACCGAGCGCGGGCACGCCGAAAACGCCGGGATCGACATCCGACGCCGCGTACACGGCGTCGCTGTTTCGCAGGATCGGGAGTGCCGCGGCGGGCAGTGTCGCCCCGCGGGCGATCACGACGACGGCAGCGGTCACGGGTTTTGCGGGGTGGCGCCGTGCACCGGCAGCACGATGCCCTTTTTCGAAGCTTCGTTGGGCGCGAGGTCCATGCCCACGACATCCCACACGCCGTAGCGCGGGTTGACCTTGAGGTCGACCTGGTCCAGGTACGGCTGGAGGAGCCGGATACCCACGTTGGCCAGCTGCTGGGCGGTGGGCTGCGCGGCCTGATCCGACGCGACGGGCTTGTCGGCGGCCCGCTCACGCACCACGACGACGACCCACAGCGGCTGCTGCGGCGTCGGCTGGAACGCGGCGACGGTGTTGGGCTCGAGCCCGAATAGGACGGTGGCCGCGGTCGCGGGCGACTGCATCGCCGGCAGCTTCTGACCGGTGCCTGCCTGCGTGTCGGACGTCTTCTGGTCCTGCGCGATCAGTTCCGCGGCCGCGTTCGGCGAGGCGGCGAACTTCCGGGCCTTCTCGATCGCCTGCTCGCGCAGCTTGTCCGCGTCGGAGCCGGTGGCGTCGGTCGAGGAGACCGAGCTGAAATCGAAACTGACGGTGAGCTTGTCCAGGTACTTCATCGCGAGCTGGGTCTGCAGCGCCGCGTCGACCAGGGCTTCGCGGTGATCCCGCACGCGCGCGACGAGCTGCTGCACGCTGATCGCGGGATCGTCCTGCTGCTTCGCCTCCATCGGCTTCGCCAGCGGATCGTTCTGCAACGCGGCCACGACGAGGGACTCGTCGACGCGGACGCCTTCGCGCTGGGCGGCACGCTCAGTGAGGTCGTGGAGGATCTCCTGGCGCACGATCTCGCGGCCGACGAGGTCGAGCTTGTGCTCCTTGGCGAGCTGCTGCCCGTACGGATGCTCACGGACGGCCTTGTCGATCAGCTGCTGCACGCGATCGACCGAAACGGACTTGCCGTCGACGATCACCGCCGCACCGACCTGTCCCGGTCCGGCGTTGCATCCGGCGAGAAGGAGAGAACCGGCAAGAACCCCGACCAGCGCACGACGGCGCCCCATGATCCGCATCACAGGGCCTACCCTCTCATACCGGCCCCAGCGAGAGAACCAGGTCGTAAGGGCCTGTTGGCGGAGCTGAGATTCGACCGGAAGCAACCCAACGCGTGAACCCGCCTTGGCCGAAGGCCCCGCTATCGCGGCGGCAGGGCGTCGTCTCCGCTCTCCCTGACCTGGAAGACCAGGTCACGCCCTGTCGACGTCGATCGCGGCCGCGGGTTCACCAGCAGACATCTGGTGCGATTCGGGTTCGCTCACGCGACGGGTGCCGGTGACTTCATCAGGTTCGTCAACAGCTTCGCGCACCAATCCAGCAATTCCTCGTCCCGCAACGCCGGGGCGCCGATGCGGCCGCCGGCCGCGCCCTCGGTCGGCTTCGGCACGGAGACCGTGTTCGTCACCGCTTTGAAGAGAGCCTTGGGATACAGGCGCTTCAGCCGCACCATCTGCGAATCCGCCAGCGGCAACGGCGCGAACCGGATCGACGAGCCCTGGACGGCGACCTCGGTGACACCCGCCGCGCGGCAGGTGTGCCGGAACGCGGCGACGGCGAGCAGCCGTCGCACGGCGGCGGGCGGCTGGCCGTAGCGGTCGACCAGTTCCTCGCGCACGGCGTCGAGCCCGGCCTGATCGGGCGCGGCCGCGATCTTGCGGTACGCCTCCAGCCGCAACCGCTCACCCGGGACGTAGTCGTGCGGGATGTGCGCGTCCACCGGGAGGTCGACCCGGACATCGGCGAGTTCTTCTTCCTCCGCCGTGTCCGCGCCCGCGTGCCGCCGGAACGCGTCGACCGCTTCGCCGACGAGCCGCACGTACAGATCGAAACCGACACCGGCGATGTGCCCGGACTGCTCCGCGCCGAGGATGTTGCCCGCGCCGCGGATCTCCAGGTCCTTCATCGCCACGGCCATCCCCGCGCCCAGTTCGGTGTTCTGCGCGATGGTCGCCAGCCGGTCGTGCGCCGTTTCGGTGAGCGGCGCTTCCGGCGGGTACAGGAAGTACGCGTACCCGCGCTCTCGACCGCGCCCGACCCGGCCGCGCAGCTGGTGCAGCTGCGCCAGGCCCAGCAGGTCCCCTCGTTCCACCAGCAGCGTGTTGGCGTTCGAGATGTCCAGCCCGGTTTCGACGATCGTGGTGCAGACGAGCACGTCGTACTCGTTCTCCCAGAAACCCTGGATGATCTTCTCGAGTTTGTCCTCGTTCATCTGCCCGTGCGCGGTGACGACACGCGCCTCCGGCACCATCTCGCGAATACGCTTCGCGGCCTTTTCGATCGAGGAAACCCTGTTGTGCACGTAGAAGACCTGGCCGTCGCGCAGCAGTTCACGCCTGATCGCGGCGCCCACCTGCTTGTCGTCGTACGCGCCGACGTAGGTCAGGATCGGGTGC
Proteins encoded in this region:
- a CDS encoding ABC transporter ATP-binding protein, which encodes MRAVGAAEVAPTTYAWQIEAEELKVRVGKRKFAVNGLDLELGTGVHGLLGPNGAGKTTLIRALATVLRPAEGRLALLGESVGGLTDQRRLRRRIGYLPQNFGYYKRFTVREFVEYIAWLKEMSKEDIPGAVQRSIERVGLADRADDKMKTLSGGMVRRVGIAQAIVNDPDLLLLDEPTAGLDPAQRVRFRELMQEMGRDACVVVSTHLVEDVATACTDVVLFENGKLVFQGTPDEMAAAGTAEYVGDSPIERGYSALLGHEPGRGNW
- a CDS encoding zf-HC2 domain-containing protein, encoding MNKEHVSGQLLAGYVRGDEGLAGDEVWAIEAHLETCAECRGRLSAVSLPTVSALVDDVWAGLGPKLAETGPGRSRSRWAGRLHTWVTPVMLPWLVMIILLPATGFLLDWAGFTWSRNYSFVQLFSPVLPVLGVAVSWSKGLDPAYELVTSAPRGGFYLLLRRTTAVLAVVLPMQALASWLGGDGFGGLALLPSLAFTTGTLALGGLIGVTRAAYVLAGIWVVVVLAPAVASQGRATVLEPDLLPVWGVIFALTMAVVVLRRSAFGLLSGSER
- a CDS encoding RNA polymerase sigma factor, coding for MKGTEPDEEQLVRRTAKGDRAAFEELYRRTSPWLAVRLRRRCADEQIVAEVMQETYLAVWRAAGAFAGAAVGGSAVGWLWTIAARRLVDAFRRRAKHALPLPVAEAAVAPAAEDEALAGAVGDHVGDALRRLAPELRQVLQAMVLDGLTVRETAVLLGVPEGTVKTRARRARIAMREALS
- a CDS encoding winged helix-turn-helix transcriptional regulator; the protein is MGTFDERRIFEEWVAVHGRDCPSRTVIEVLANKWALYVLGAIRRYERPMRFSELRRLLDGITQKMLTQTLRSLERDGLIRRDVYPTVPPRVEYGLTPLGVDVGRLTNAVAEWAVENVDQIFAARSAFDEKASEAVRPL
- a CDS encoding NADP-dependent oxidoreductase → MRKIQQVSFGGPDVLHLAESEKPVPGEGQVLVRVHAAGVNPADWKIRNGLVVGDLPLTVGLDFSGVVDSAGTRFQPGDEVYGVTFPPNGSYAEYVAVSEDALALKPRSLDHVHAAALPIAALTAWQPFTRLFPVGPGHRVLVHAAAGGVGHLAVQIAKAKGAYVIGTAREAKHDFLRKLGADELIDYTTSDFAKSQDLDVVLDPISGEYGPRSLDTLKPGGSLIDIVGHGPDRTEVRRKAEDLGLHFAEFYVAPSGTDLAEIATLADAGSLRVSIAEVLPLEQAAKAHELSESGRVQGKLVLTV
- a CDS encoding MazG family protein, with translation MTAAVVVIARGATLPAAALPILRNSDAVYAASDVDPGVFGVPALGDAQVRGLVLIAGSRREPKAAALIRAGARVLEAPVPPLVEAAEVMDRLRSPGGCPWDAVQTHESLRQYLVEETYELLDAIEEGDRAALREELGDVLLQVLFHARVAIEDATDPFGIDEVASDLVAKLVGRHPHVFTDAPRVETVDHQNLKWEELKQAEKSRQSIVDGVALGQPAVALAGKLGQRSGRAGIPLDLFPEGSEAAAQLFRVAATARRAGIDPEGELRAVAKRFAQDIRDAEQAARDAGLEPTTLEADGWRKFWPS